A genome region from Solanum pennellii chromosome 12, SPENNV200 includes the following:
- the LOC107005245 gene encoding fasciclin-like arabinogalactan protein 1: protein MKLRSAATTLIIILFAAILPCHSQISKTKPSLSAKGEAPAAAISIISLMSAHGCKSFADTLSASPAEKTFEDNVEGGVTIFCPTDDAMKSFSPKFKNLTADGKQSVLEYHGVPVYQSMSSLRTSNGLMNTLATDGANNYDFVVQNDGQDVTLKTKIVTGKITGTVFDKEPVAIFSIDEVLEPIELFKLAPTPAPAPAPTPEADAESPKPAGKKHKSPPAPASPADSPVASRKGKVAASTADKNGGFRFNGGAMVTPVLFIWFAHLLL, encoded by the coding sequence ATGAAGCTCCGATCAGCAGCAACAACTCTGATTATTATTCTCTTTGCCGCTATTCTGCCATGTCACAGTCAGATCAGTAAAACCAAGCCGTCGCTATCTGCAAAAGGAGAAGCACCAGCTGCAGCAATCAGTATCATATCTCTAATGTCAGCTCATGGATGTAAAAGTTTTGCAGATACACTATCAGCTTCACCAGCTGAGAAGACATTCGAGGACAATGTAGAAGGAGGTGTAACAATATTTTGTCCAACAGACGATGCAATGAAATCGTTTTCacctaaattcaaaaatttaacagCGGATGGAAAACAATCAGTTCTCGAATATCATGGAGTTCCGGTTTATCAATCGATGTCGAGTTTGAGAACGAGTAATGGTTTGATGAACACTTTAGCTACTGATGGAGCTAATAACTACGATTTCGTTGTTCAAAATGACGGACAGGATGTGACATTGAAGACTAAAATAGTTACAGGGAAAATCACTGGAACTGTATTTGATAAAGAGCCAGTTGCGATTTTCTCGATTGATGAAGTTTTAGAGCCAATCGAATTGTTCAAATTAGCTCCAACTCCTGCACCAGCACCAGCACCGACACCTGAAGCAGATGCCGAGTCTCCGAAACCGGCCGGGAAGAAACACAAGTCACCACCGGCGCCGGCTTCTCCGGCGGATTCTCCGGTTGCTAGTCGCAAAGGCAAAGTTGCTGCTTCGACGGCGGATAAGAACGGTGGGTTTAGATTCAACGGCGGAGCAATGGTAACCCCTGTTTTGTTCATTTGGTTTGCCCATTTATTactgtaa
- the LOC107007625 gene encoding protein TIC 20-v, chloroplastic, translated as MAITNLLSTTITLKHSPFLLLKPSTKLRNPKRPTIRAQSKNDDSVDGPDRLISAITYFYPFFDGVQYGKYVITQFAPIQTLIQPLVPAIRVFKSFPLNGLLVFFTLYFIVVRNPNFSRYVRFNTMQAIVLDVLLIFPDLLERSFNPSDGFGLDLMMSFDSTVFLFLLVSLVYGTSSCLLGQLPRLPIVAEAADRQVL; from the coding sequence ATGGCCATCACCAATCTTTTATCCACCACCATTACACTCAAACACTCGCCATTTCTTCTACTGAAACCCTCAACGAAACTCAGAAATCCTAAAAGGCCAACAATTCGAGCTCAATCTAAGAACGACGACTCTGTAGATGGTCCAGATCGTTTAATCTCCGCCATAACTTACTTCTACCCTTTCTTTGATGGTGTTCAGTACGGTAAATATGTAATCACACAGTTTGCTCCAATACAAACACTTATTCAACCTTTAGTACCAGCTATAAGGGTTTTTAAGAGCTTTCCGCTTAATGGGTTGTTGGTTTTCTTTACACTCTACTTTATTGTTGTTAGAAATCCTAATTTTAGTAGATATGTCAGGTTCAACACCATGCAAGCTATTGTTCTTGATGTGCTTCTCATTTTTCCTGATTTGTTGGAGAGGAGTTTCAATCCAAGTGATGGGTTTGGGTTGGATTTGATGATGAGCTTTGATAGTACtgtgtttttgtttcttttggtATCTTTGGTTTATGGTACTTCGTCTTGCTTGTTGGGTCAGCTACCTAGATTGCCTATTGTTGCTGAAGCTGCTGATAGGCAAGTGCTATGA